One window from the genome of Methanobacterium formicicum encodes:
- the comD gene encoding sulfopyruvate decarboxylase subunit alpha, which translates to MNSSQAVYDGLKKAGIDFVVSVPCVNLGKLMEMVDCDPDIIHVPVTREEEGFGIAAGAYLGGKKPAILMQNSGLGNSVNVLASLFKLYQFPILMVISHRGTEGEFMGAQIPMGEATTGILDTLEIAYINPKTPEEALKLVPESWLLAELAGSPLAILLEISFW; encoded by the coding sequence ATGAACAGCAGTCAGGCCGTTTATGACGGACTTAAAAAGGCAGGAATTGATTTCGTGGTTAGTGTGCCTTGTGTGAACCTGGGCAAACTCATGGAAATGGTGGACTGCGACCCGGATATCATCCATGTACCGGTTACCCGGGAAGAGGAAGGCTTTGGCATAGCCGCCGGGGCTTACTTGGGGGGTAAAAAACCAGCCATTCTTATGCAGAACTCTGGACTGGGAAACTCGGTGAATGTCCTGGCCTCACTGTTTAAACTCTACCAGTTCCCCATACTCATGGTTATCAGCCACCGAGGTACCGAAGGTGAATTCATGGGTGCACAGATCCCCATGGGCGAAGCCACTACTGGGATACTGGACACTCTGGAAATAGCCTACATAAACCCCAAAACACCGGAAGAAGCCCTTAAACTGGTACCAGAATCATGGCTACTGGCTGAACTGGCTGGATCACCCCTGGCCATACTACTGGAGATCAGTTTCTGGTAG
- a CDS encoding TIGR04076 family protein, with protein MALCKITVLKTTLQSELAREFCQEEVGPCPLLHEGQEFITGLEKPEGFCDWAWNDMLRFVTVLLSGGNFKEDLFQGWMKDENTMITCCTDGIRPVIFKLERVED; from the coding sequence ATGGCATTATGCAAGATCACCGTCCTTAAAACCACCCTCCAATCTGAACTGGCTAGGGAATTCTGTCAGGAGGAAGTTGGTCCCTGTCCACTTCTCCATGAAGGACAGGAATTCATTACTGGGCTTGAAAAACCAGAAGGATTCTGTGACTGGGCCTGGAATGATATGTTACGATTTGTAACCGTCCTACTGAGTGGGGGTAACTTTAAAGAAGACTTGTTTCAGGGCTGGATGAAAGATGAAAATACCATGATTACCTGTTGCACTGATGGAATACGTCCCGTCATCTTTAAACTGGAAAGAGTGGAAGATTGA
- the comC gene encoding L-sulfolactate dehydrogenase, with protein MNITPEQELSLIIDILTEFDVPTDQASIIAEVTLDGDLKGFSSHGIGRFPQYIKGLESGNIKPHTEIDVEKESAATALVNGNHGFGHVVTYRSMEMAIEKAKEAGIGLVGIHNSNHFGVAGYYSDMAVMEDLIGIVTANTEPAVAPIGGKEPILGTNPLAIGIPSGSHYLSVDMATSASARGKLLESKRRGESIPENVALDADGKPTTDPVEALKGSILPFGAHKGYALSLMIEIMAGPLVRASYGKGVTGTANPEVPCTKGDLIAAIDPSKFVDLDQFKEEVDDLVSEVKSTPNVMVPGDFEVLNVKRHQKEGIPLDETLVQQLREIATRVDVDVADILGE; from the coding sequence ATGAACATTACTCCAGAACAGGAATTATCCCTGATCATTGATATTTTAACTGAATTTGACGTACCTACAGACCAAGCATCCATCATTGCCGAAGTAACTCTGGACGGGGATCTCAAGGGTTTCTCATCCCACGGAATTGGTAGATTCCCCCAGTATATTAAAGGACTGGAATCTGGTAACATCAAGCCCCACACAGAAATAGATGTGGAGAAAGAAAGTGCAGCCACTGCCCTGGTAAATGGTAACCATGGTTTCGGACACGTAGTGACCTACCGGTCCATGGAAATGGCCATAGAGAAAGCCAAAGAAGCCGGTATTGGTTTAGTGGGTATCCACAATTCCAACCACTTTGGAGTGGCCGGTTACTACTCGGACATGGCGGTGATGGAAGATCTGATTGGTATTGTGACTGCCAACACCGAACCAGCAGTGGCCCCTATTGGAGGAAAAGAACCAATATTGGGTACCAATCCCCTGGCCATAGGAATACCCTCGGGTAGCCACTATCTCTCAGTGGACATGGCCACATCAGCTTCAGCCCGTGGAAAACTCCTGGAATCCAAACGCCGTGGGGAGTCCATACCGGAAAACGTGGCCCTGGATGCCGATGGAAAGCCCACCACTGACCCGGTGGAAGCACTCAAAGGATCAATTCTCCCCTTCGGAGCCCATAAAGGATACGCATTATCCCTTATGATTGAAATAATGGCCGGTCCACTGGTGCGTGCATCCTATGGTAAGGGAGTTACCGGGACTGCTAACCCTGAGGTTCCCTGCACTAAAGGGGACTTAATTGCCGCCATTGACCCCTCCAAATTTGTGGATTTAGACCAGTTTAAGGAGGAAGTGGATGACCTTGTAAGCGAAGTAAAATCCACCCCCAATGTAATGGTACCCGGGGACTTTGAAGTCTTGAATGTGAAACGCCACCAGAAAGAAGGCATACCCCTGGATGAAACCCTGGTACAGCAGTTAAGGGAAATAGCCACCAGAGTAGATGTGGATGTGGCTGATATACTGGGAGAATAA